The sequence below is a genomic window from Clostridia bacterium.
CGGATATTCTCTTCCACGGTCAATTTGCGAGCGACAGCGGTCTCCTGCATGGATACGTCGATACGCTGCTTGACCGCCGACAGTTCTTTGGTGACGGAGTGTCCCATCACGTACGCTTCGCCCTCGGTGGGCGTAGACAGCCCCGTCAACATTTTGACGGTCGTGGTCTTGCCCGCGCCGTTGACGCCCATCAGCGCAAACAGTTCGCCTTCCTCTATCGTGAGGTCGAGCGAGTCCACCGCCACCGTATCGCGGTATCGTTTGGACAATCCTATCGTCTCAATGGCCGCCATCGTCTACGATACCTCCCATCAGTTTGTAAAACTCGTCGGCTTTGACGAGCGCAAGCCCGCGCGTGCGGTCGCCCATCACCATGAGGGTATCGCCCTCGTTGATGTCGAACATTCGCCTGGCCTCTTTGGGCACGGTGATCTGTCCTTTCGGCCCCACACGAACGCTGACGATAAACCTATCTTCTTGCACGTCTTTCATAATTTCCTCTTATTTTTCTTAGTTTTCTTATATTATATCGCGTTCACAGCGATTTGTCAAGACGTTGCGAGCCGATTGTCGGAATTTGCCGACCTCTCCATGAAACGCGGATAGAACGCCCATTCCGTAGGGCGACATACAATGGAATAAGGAGGGATTATGCAAGAACAAGAACCTATCACGAATCAAACGCAACCCGAACCGCGATCCGCCGCGGGCGAAGTGCTCAACGTCAGCCAAATCACCTGCGCCAACCCCTATTATCGCAAGGAAATATGGACGGGCGATTATATGCAGTTGACCGTTATGAGCATCCCCACGGGCGGCGAAGTGGGGCTGGAACGACACGAAACCTTCGACCAAATGCTGCGCGTGGAGAGCGGCGTGGGCACGGTCTACATGGGCGCGACTAAGCAGGAAGTCAAATTCGTGGGCTACGCCAACGCGGACAGCCTCATCCTCGTGCCCGCTGGCACGTGGCACAATGTCCTCAACGACCAAAACCGTCCGCTGAAACTCTACTCGGTGTACGCGCCGCCCCATCATCCGGTGGGCACGTTGCAAAAGACGAAATTCGAGGCCGACCTCGCGGATTATTAGCAAAACGAACGCAGACGAAAAAGGGCTATGCCGACCGAATGGTCGATATAGCCCCTATACGTCGTATGCTTTTTGCGACCAAAAGGCCGCCGATGCCTCAGTCTTTCGGCAAATCTTCCGCGAGCGCTTCGCCTTCCTCGTCCGTGGCCTCCGCCGCATCCTCCTGCACGACTTCTCCCGTCGTTTCGGGCGCGGCCGCTTGCGCTTCGACTGCGGCTTGCTTGCCGAACAAGGCCTTGACGTGGCAACCCTTGCACACGAATATCTCGCGCATGATCATCGCGCCCGCAAAGGCGATGGTACCGCCGAACAGCACGTCGCTCATAAAGTGCGCGCCCGCCACGATGCGGCTGACGGCCACCAAACCGACGTAGGCGACGGTGCACAGCCACAACGTCAACTTAACGCCTTTCTTCGCGCACTTCTCGGACACGTACGGCAACCCCAACAAAGTATAAATCATACCGGCCGAGAACGTGTGTCCGCTGGGGAAGGACTTGCAGGTATCCGACGCCACGATGATGGCGGCCTTGGTCTCGGCGGTAGAGGCGACGATGCCGTCCGCCGTCAGGACGCGCTTACCGTTGAGGACGTACCAGCGCGTATAGTAATCGAAGTCGCCGAGGTAGTTCATCGTGCGGAAACGCGCTCTACCAACGGGCCCCTTGATGAAGTGCGGCACGAAGAAGAAGATCATCGTGCCCACGATGGCGATGGCCCACCAGATCATCTTGTCGTTGGTGCTCTTGGCGATGCGCCCCCAGGCGACCAACAAGCAGACGGCGGGCATAGCGCCCACGACTACCGAAACCGCGGTGAGGTATCCCGCGCCGGCCAATTTGTGCGCGGCCAAAACCAAACTGCCGTCGGTGAGGTTGGCGCCGATATACTCGGCGGCATAGCCGAACAAGTCCTTGACAGTCAGCGTAAAGCCGGCCACGGCCGCCGCTATGCCGATCACGGACAAGATGCGCAACTTGCCGCTCTTACGCCAGAAAAACCAAAAGACGATAGCGCCCGCAATGGAACCCATCAAATAGATGGGGCAGCACCCGATCGTCTCGAAAAGCAGAGCGAATCCGTTGTGCGAAATGTATTCTCCCTCGCTCAAACTGTGCTTGGTGAGGATGCGGCTGATATCGAGGTCGTAGAACGTGGCGACGACCGTCAACCCCGCGAAGACGACGGCGAAACACGCCAACGCGATGATCGTCTTGGCACGAAGCGAAAGTTCTTTGGACGTTTTGAGCATATTCTTTCTCCCGTAAAAAAGATTATCCACACACGATGGATATTATAATTATACGCCACCCGCCCGCGTCTGTCAATAGCGCACTTTTCGCAAAAAACGAAAAAGCCGCCCATTCAGAGCTGTTCCATTAGGGATTTTACAAAAAACTAAAATTCAAAGGTAATCGCACTTTCAAGCGGTCAAAAAAAACAGGCATTCGGAATGTTCCGAGTGCCTGTTTCTTTTTTTTGTCATTCGTATCATTCTCCGGCTTTGTAATCGGTACGCCTTCTCAAAAATCCGGCGACGTATGCGGGGGGATCGGTCATGCCTCGCCGGATCCATTCGTTTACAAGTCCGCAAATAATGCCCGAAACTCTCGCCGTCAGATAGGCTTGTTCTTTGTCGATCAGACTGCGACCGCCTTTCGCACAATCGAAAACGTGCTTTTCAAATGGATAGTACAAACCTTTTTGATAGACGAGCAATAGTTCTTCTTTCATGGTAAGCAAATGCTCGAAAACGCTCGTTTCCACCTCTTTTTCACCGTAGAGGAACGTCTGCTCGTTTTCCTTCCACCAACTTTGCGTTTTATCCATGAAATAGGAATAGATCACATTCTCAAACGAATTGAAATTCCGATAAAACGAACTGCGGCTCACGCCCGCTTTCGTAACCAGATCCGTGACCGAAATCTCCGATAATTCTTTCTCTTTCAATAGGATAAACAGCGCTTGAATGATGGAATCGGTAATGATAACGTCTTTTCTTTTCATAATGGCTCCTTTTTTGCGACAAATCGCCGATCTTGTTTCCTTATGGCTGTAATTTCGCCGATTTTCTTGATTTTGTTTTTGTCTTATGATACAACTGTATCGCAAAGCAAATTCAAATGCAACACTTTTTTGAAAAAAGGAGAAATTTTTATGGCTGAACATGTAAAAAAGAAAAAGAAACATGTGGTGCTTATTGTAGTCTTGGTGATTGTAGCAGTCATTATTGCAGTAGGCGTCGTCGCGACCGTCCTTCTGAAAAAAACGATCTTTATGAGTTACCCGGAATTGAATGGAACGCCGGAGGTCGGTCAATGGTATCAGGTGACGCCCGAAGGGACCATCTCGTCCAACGGAACCGAATGGCACGGTATTTTCAGAAAGGGTACGGAAAACAAAGTCGTCGTCTATTTCTTCGGCGGCGGGGTAAGCATCACCCCCGAAACCTCTGAGCAGGGGAAAACGTTTTTTGCGGTCGATATGACGGCGCAGAACTTTGTTGCGCAGGGCGGGATCGGAAGCACTGCGGAAGACAACCCATTCAAAGATTGGTCGTTTATCGTCATTCCGTATGCTTCCGGGGATTTCCACACGGGAACGGGTGAATACCGTTACACGTCCGACGGAAAGGAAAAGACCGTTTATCACCACGGTTATACCAACTATGCCGCAATGGTGGAAACCGTCAAACCGTATATCGGAGAACCGGACGCCTTGCTTGTAACGGGTTTTTCTGCGGGCGGTTTTGCAACGTCGCTGCTTGCGGACGACGTGATCGACCGTTTCCCCTCGGCAAATAACGTTACGGTCTGCGTGGACAGTTCGCTTCTTCTGTACGACGGTTGGCATGAAACCGCACGGGACCTTTGGAAGTCGCCGGCGGAAATTACGGAACGGCTCACAACGAACAACATCGTTCTCGACAGTCTGACAGCCCTTTCCAACAAGCGCGGCGACAGCGTGAAAATTCTGTTTGATTGCTCGTACAGAGACGATACCTTACAACAATATCAAGGGTATATCAACAACGGGAAAATGGAAAAGAACAAGGCAAACGGCGATCGGTTCCAAGCGGATCTGAAAGAAATGGTCGCCGGACTGAAAACAAACATTCCGAACGCCGGTATTTATATATGGGACTATAAAGCAGACGTGGAAACCAAAAACACGCAGCACACCATTATTTCAAGCGATTTCCTTGTGGAACTGGAAAGCGGGAAAAGCATTGCCGATTGGCTAAACGACGCGATCAACGGAACGGTTCGGTCTTATGGGTTGGATTTGTTGGATAAATAATATTCGGAGACAAGCATAATGGAAACAAAGAAAAACCATAAAGGACTTATAATCGCAGGCTCCATTATCGGATCGTTTCTGCTCTTACTGTTTGTTTTATTTTTCGTACTTACAACGCATACGCAGATCGTGGTCGGGCTGATCCAGAAAGCAACTTACGGCGACAAATCGTTTAATTCTTACGAGCCGTATTATGAGCCGATCAACGGGTTAAAGGAAAACGGACAATATCTGATCAGTGAGATCAAATACGATACGGAATATCCAAACAGTTATCTCGATATTACCTATCCGGACGGTGATTTGGCCGCCGATCGCCCGACGCTAATCTATTTCCATGGCGGCGGTTTCTTTGCCGGGAGCAAAAACATGGGTGATCCGCTTGCCGCAAGCGAAGCGACGGCGCTCCTTGACGATATTTGCACGCAAGGATACAACATTGTCAACGTCGATTATGCGCTTGTTCCCGCGGCGCATTTTCCCGTTCCGCTTATTCAGGCGAACAGGGCGTTTGCATATCTGCTTGCACATCAAGACGAGTACCATCTTGATATGGACAATATAGTTATTATGGGTAGTTCTGCCGGCGCGATCATATCCAGCCAAATGGGAAGCATCGTTACAAATCCCGAATATGCGGACCTTCTCGGTATAACGCCCACCCTAAAACCAGAACAAGTAAAAGCGGTCGTTCTCGACGACGCGCCGCTTGATTATAATCATTTTGATCTTGCGACGAAAATGCTTGTCGGCAATTATGTTAAAGGCAGTATATATCTGAACAAGGAAGAAATAAAAAAATATAACAATATCGGTAGTCTTACCGCAAACTATCCTGCCGCCGTACTTCTCGGCAGTGAGTACAGAAACGATATGAACGTCATGCACAAAGAGTTGGATAGCCTCGGTTGTGAGCATATTCTCGTCGATCCGTATGCGGAACACGGTGTTCAGAAACCGCATTGCTTTGTTGCGGAAGAACGGGTTGACGCAATTGCAAAAGACGCATTCGATAGAATGATGGATTTTATAAACAACAAAACGAAATAAGTAGTTAGCCTACTACACCAAACGTTGTTTGGTCGTAGGCTCTGCGAGGCTTTTTGTCCACCGAACAAAGTCGAGATGACTATTTCTACGCACCTATTTCGCACAACAAAAAACGGTGAATCGAAATCATGTACAACTTTGTCGGAGCCGTTGAAATCCCCGACTTCGACTGAAACAAACAAGAGAAAAGGTGGCATCACGCCACGCCTGATTTTCAAAGGACAGCCTTACCGAAAATTCCCTAATGGAAGTGCGATTCTACGGACGACTTTTTGATTGTTTTCGTATTATTTTCACCGAACGACGGAAGATACCGCCGCCGCTTGCCCCGCCTTACAGCGTGGCGCTTATCCCCGCCGCACGGAGGGCCGCCATTGCCTTTTCGTTGTCGTCCACGCGGAAGACCATCATCGCCTTGCCTTCTTCGGAAGAGGTGAATGCGTAGGCGTATTCCACGTCGATATCGCCGCCCAACGCGGCCATGATCTTGGCCAAACTGCCCGCCTTGTCCTCGGTCTTGACGACCAGCACCTCGGTCACCTTGACGAGGTAGCCGTTGTCGGTGAGCGTCCGCACGGCCACGTCCACTTCGTCGGTAGCCAAACGCAGTATGCCGTACTCCACGCTGTCCGCTATGCAGAGCGCCTTCAAGTTGACGTTGCGGGAGGCGAGCAACTCGGTCACCGCCGCCAATTTACCTTTTTCGTTCTCGATAAATACGGATATTTGTTTCATACGATTCTCCTTGCCTTAGTCGTGCAACTTGCGTTTGTCCACCACGCGCACCGCTTTCCCCTCGCTGCGTTCGATGGTTTTGGGCGCCACCAAATGCACCTTGGGGTTGATGCCGAGCATGGTTTTCATCGCCGAAGCGAGTTCTTTCTCCTTGGACGCCACTACCTTGATCGTGTCGTCGAATTGCTCGGGATCCATCTCGACGTACACGTCGAACGTGTCGGTATTGTTCACCCTATCCAATTCGATGCGGTAGTTGGGCGTATAGCCTTGCTCCAGCAATACGGTTTCGATTTGGGAGGGGAAGACGTTGACGCCCCGTATAATGAGCATATCGTCGCTTCTGCCCATGGGCTTGCACATCTTGATAAAGGTACGCCCGCACCCGCACTTGCACCGATTGAGGACGCAAA
It includes:
- a CDS encoding AbrB/MazE/SpoVT family DNA-binding domain-containing protein, with the translated sequence MKDVQEDRFIVSVRVGPKGQITVPKEARRMFDINEGDTLMVMGDRTRGLALVKADEFYKLMGGIVDDGGH
- a CDS encoding acetolactate synthase, which codes for MKQISVFIENEKGKLAAVTELLASRNVNLKALCIADSVEYGILRLATDEVDVAVRTLTDNGYLVKVTEVLVVKTEDKAGSLAKIMAALGGDIDVEYAYAFTSSEEGKAMMVFRVDDNEKAMAALRAAGISATL
- a CDS encoding pectin acetylesterase; the protein is MAEHVKKKKKHVVLIVVLVIVAVIIAVGVVATVLLKKTIFMSYPELNGTPEVGQWYQVTPEGTISSNGTEWHGIFRKGTENKVVVYFFGGGVSITPETSEQGKTFFAVDMTAQNFVAQGGIGSTAEDNPFKDWSFIVIPYASGDFHTGTGEYRYTSDGKEKTVYHHGYTNYAAMVETVKPYIGEPDALLVTGFSAGGFATSLLADDVIDRFPSANNVTVCVDSSLLLYDGWHETARDLWKSPAEITERLTTNNIVLDSLTALSNKRGDSVKILFDCSYRDDTLQQYQGYINNGKMEKNKANGDRFQADLKEMVAGLKTNIPNAGIYIWDYKADVETKNTQHTIISSDFLVELESGKSIADWLNDAINGTVRSYGLDLLDK
- a CDS encoding alpha/beta hydrolase, which codes for METKKNHKGLIIAGSIIGSFLLLLFVLFFVLTTHTQIVVGLIQKATYGDKSFNSYEPYYEPINGLKENGQYLISEIKYDTEYPNSYLDITYPDGDLAADRPTLIYFHGGGFFAGSKNMGDPLAASEATALLDDICTQGYNIVNVDYALVPAAHFPVPLIQANRAFAYLLAHQDEYHLDMDNIVIMGSSAGAIISSQMGSIVTNPEYADLLGITPTLKPEQVKAVVLDDAPLDYNHFDLATKMLVGNYVKGSIYLNKEEIKKYNNIGSLTANYPAAVLLGSEYRNDMNVMHKELDSLGCEHILVDPYAEHGVQKPHCFVAEERVDAIAKDAFDRMMDFINNKTK
- a CDS encoding cupin domain-containing protein produces the protein MQEQEPITNQTQPEPRSAAGEVLNVSQITCANPYYRKEIWTGDYMQLTVMSIPTGGEVGLERHETFDQMLRVESGVGTVYMGATKQEVKFVGYANADSLILVPAGTWHNVLNDQNRPLKLYSVYAPPHHPVGTLQKTKFEADLADY
- a CDS encoding phosphatase PAP2 family protein — encoded protein: MLKTSKELSLRAKTIIALACFAVVFAGLTVVATFYDLDISRILTKHSLSEGEYISHNGFALLFETIGCCPIYLMGSIAGAIVFWFFWRKSGKLRILSVIGIAAAVAGFTLTVKDLFGYAAEYIGANLTDGSLVLAAHKLAGAGYLTAVSVVVGAMPAVCLLVAWGRIAKSTNDKMIWWAIAIVGTMIFFFVPHFIKGPVGRARFRTMNYLGDFDYYTRWYVLNGKRVLTADGIVASTAETKAAIIVASDTCKSFPSGHTFSAGMIYTLLGLPYVSEKCAKKGVKLTLWLCTVAYVGLVAVSRIVAGAHFMSDVLFGGTIAFAGAMIMREIFVCKGCHVKALFGKQAAVEAQAAAPETTGEVVQEDAAEATDEEGEALAEDLPKD
- a CDS encoding TetR/AcrR family transcriptional regulator, whose protein sequence is MKRKDVIITDSIIQALFILLKEKELSEISVTDLVTKAGVSRSSFYRNFNSFENVIYSYFMDKTQSWWKENEQTFLYGEKEVETSVFEHLLTMKEELLLVYQKGLYYPFEKHVFDCAKGGRSLIDKEQAYLTARVSGIICGLVNEWIRRGMTDPPAYVAGFLRRRTDYKAGE